The Paenibacillus wynnii DNA window GAATTCCCCTGCTGGGTGTATTCCCTGTGGCACAGCGGATTTCAACCCGTTCAAGCTCCATTTCAAGCAGGGCATAATCAACGAAGACCCGGCAGGCGCTGGTCATGTAGCCTTTACCTTCAAAGCCCTGACCCAGCCAATAGCCAATGCCCACAGAACGGTTGCGCCAGTCAATCTCGTGGTATCCGATGATGCCGGCAAGCTCTCCGCGAACCCATAAGCCGGCGGTAAAACCGCCATTATCCGTGGCTTGCTTGATGGCATTTTTGACAAAACTGACGATGTGATCCTGTTCGGTAACGGCATCCACCCAAGGCAGCCAATGTCGCAATCGTTCACGGGAACGTTCTACTAACAAGTATAAAGGGCGTGAGTGCTCTGGTGCCAGCGGCTTCAGCATCAGCTCATCGTCGATGACATAGTTGAACATGCGGTCCCTCTCCTCCCGTACATAGCTGTATTAATCCAATGCTACTCTATCGCCGGGAAGGAAGTCAAAAGGTTCTAAGCATTTCCTGAGTGTTTTGCGGTATGCCTGCTTTTATTGAACAATCCACGGTTAACGGGTATATTAGTAGGAAACATATTTGTGCCCATGAAGTGGTACTAATACAGAATGAAAGG harbors:
- a CDS encoding GNAT family N-acetyltransferase, whose protein sequence is MFNYVIDDELMLKPLAPEHSRPLYLLVERSRERLRHWLPWVDAVTEQDHIVSFVKNAIKQATDNGGFTAGLWVRGELAGIIGYHEIDWRNRSVGIGYWLGQGFEGKGYMTSACRVFVDYALLEMELERVEIRCATGNTPSRGIPERLGFVLEGVIRQVEKLPSGYVNHAVYGLLRSEWRLLS